In one Raphanus sativus cultivar WK10039 unplaced genomic scaffold, ASM80110v3 Scaffold4885, whole genome shotgun sequence genomic region, the following are encoded:
- the LOC130507594 gene encoding pentatricopeptide repeat-containing protein At5g08510 — translation MNQIKQLHAHCLKTGLDETKDLLQRLLRVPPNLVYARKLFDHHRSPCIFLYNKLIQAYSAHDQPHESISLFNLLSIDGLRPNHHTFNFVFAASASMSSVRTLRMLHSQFIRSGFESDSFCCTALITGYAKVGALCCARRVFDEMPNRDVPVWNAMITVYKSQGDMKAAMELFDSMPCKNVISWTSVISGFCQNGNYAKALTMFLCMEKDKSLKPNHVTVTSVLPACANLGELEIGRRLERYARDNGFFDNIYVSNATLEMYSKCGMIDVAKCIFDEIGKQRNLCSWNSMISSLATHGKHDQALELYAQMLREGGKPDAVTFVGLLLACVHGGMVEKGKELFKSMEEVHKISPKLEHYGCVIDLLGRVGKLQEAYDLIRTMPMKPDAVVWGTLLGACSFHGNVEIAEIASEALFKLEPSNPGNCVIMSNIYAANEKWDGVLRMRKMMKKETMTKAAGYSYLVEVGVEVHNFTVQDKSHPRSYEIYQVLDEITRRIKPDKSYFDSKQ, via the exons ATGAATCAGATCAAACAGCTCCACGCGCACTGTCTCAAAACTGGCCTAGACGAAACCAAAGATCTCTTACAACGATTGCTCCGTGTTCCTCCTAACCTTGTCTACGCCCGAAAACTCTTCGATCATCACCGTAGCCCTTGTATCTTTCTCTATAACAAGCTGATTCAAGCATACTCCGCTCACGACCAGCCTCATGAATCTATCTCCCTCTTCAATCTCCTCTCCATCGATGGCCTCCGACCAAATCACCACACTTTCAATTTCGTTTTCGCCGCTTCCGCTTCGATGTCGTCGGTTCGAACGTTACGGATGCTTCATTCGCAGTTTATTAGATCTGGGTTTGAGTCTGATTCCTTCTGCTGCACTGCTTTAATCACTGGATACGCAAAGGTGGGAGCTTTGTGTTGTGCGCGCAgggtgttcgacgaaatgcctaACCGAGATGTACCTGTGTGGAACGCGATGATCACGGTTTACAAAAGCCAGGGTGATATGAAGGCGGCGATGGAGCTGTTTGATTCGATGCCGTGTAAGAATGTGATCTCGTGGACCAGTGTTATATCTGGGTTTTGTCAGAACGGGAACTACGCTAAAGCTTTAACGATGTTTTTGTGTATGGAGAAAGATAAATCTTTGAAGCCTAACCATGTAACTGTAACTAGTGTTCTCCCCGCTTGTGCGAATCTAGGAGAATTGGAGATTGGGAGAAGGTTAGAGAGATATGCTAGAGATAACGGGTTCTTTGATAACATTTACGTTAGTAATGCTACGCTAGAGATGTACTCAAAATGTGGAATGATAGATGTAGCTAAATGTATATTCGATGAGATTGGAAAGCAGAGAAATTTGTGCTCATGGAACTCTATGATCAGTAGCCTAGCTACGCACGGGAAACACGACCAAGCATTAGAGCTTTATGCCCAAATGTTG CGAGAAGGAGGGAAACCTGATGCAGTGACATTTGTTGGGTTGCTGCTAGCTTGTGTTCATGGTGGGATGGTGGAGAAGGGCAAAGAGTTGTTCAAGTCCATGGAAGAAGTTCACAAGATTTCCCCAAAGCTAGAGCACTACGGATGCGTGATCGATCTCTTGGGGCGTGTTGGGAAGCTGCAAGAAGCCTATGATCTCATCAGAACAATGCCGATGAAGCCAGATGCTGTCGTTTGGGGAACCCTTTTGGGGGCTTGTAGTTTCCATGGCAATGTTGAGATAGCAGAGATAGCAAGCGAGGCACTGTTCAAGCTTGAACCTTCCAATCCAGGTAACTGTGTGATCATGTCAAATATATATGCCGCAAACGAGAAGTGGGATGGAGTTTTGAggatgaggaagatgatgaagaaggaaACGATGACAAAGGCCGCTGGATATAGCTATCTTGTGGAAGTAGGAGTTGAAGTTCATAACTTTACTGTGCAAGATAAATCACACCCAAGATCTTATGAGATCTATCAGGTTCTTGATGAGATCACCAGGAGAATAAAACCAGACAAGAGTTACTTTGACTCGAAACAATGA